A section of the Amblyomma americanum isolate KBUSLIRL-KWMA chromosome 2, ASM5285725v1, whole genome shotgun sequence genome encodes:
- the LOC144120473 gene encoding calpain-A-like: MPFPCCSPFCRPNYPDGLKSSVCGFLQDVERRDKWLLAILRKGYIPSQSSKADHTGRRRWRGWRMGCGLSCSVTAWHPEGSAHERFLGGRSPRAVRVWPIRPAARVGPDASGYRSSQGLAQDSCCLTDDTAARPDSAYEASSIAFELPDVHSLHPLRVTKTALEDEQAIRNLPLTELFVDSHFPPAESSLFTHRRPVPGRITWLRPHEMVSEPQLLVNGVSRNDIVQGALGDCWFLSSCAAVAQRPDLMHRVVPQEQQLYGSEYKGAVRFNLWRFGRWVVVYVDDLLPTSEDRLIYSRCSDPREFWVALLEKAYAKLHGSYEALEGGQAMDAMVDLTSGLAERYDLQDAPENLFGFLLKASEHGAFITCSRKGDWWLATAADPNGLVSGHAYTVSAVRRVPLSNGRDACLLRVRNPWGNGIEWTGDWSDADPQWSLVDAETKKQMEWRQHGDGEFWMKYEDFCREFEEVSICTLGPDFDGDGIPEKPGEVRAIRGVWVDGVNSGGSRNNLSSFSTNPQYLLSIRPAVGDQGDAAAAEESTVSVVVALMQVHPPHNAFITRNRLRMHQIGFVIYHAPDQFRRLPLEHFARTPDVANSGAYINYREVFGRFELRPGHYVIIPATFDSHCPGAFMIRVYASSPFQLRELH; the protein is encoded by the exons GCTGACCACACGGGGAGGAGGCGGTGGAGGGGGTGGAGGATGGGCTGCGGACTGTCGTGCTCGGTGACGGCATGGCACCCCGAGGGCTCGGCGCATGAGCGTTTCCTGGGGGGCCGCAGCCCGCGGGCGGTACGTGTGTGGCCCATCCGGCCGGCGGCGCGGGTTGGTCCCGACGCGTCTGGGTACAGATCGTCGCAGGGTCTGGCCCAGGACAGCTGCTGCCTCACCGACGACACGGCAGCCCGGCCGGACTCGGCCTACGAGGCCAGCTCGATCGCCTTCGAGCTGCCCGACGTCCACTCGCTCCATCCGCTCAGGGTCACG AAGACGGCGCTGGAGGACGAGCAGGCCATCCGGAACCTGCCGCTGACGGAGCTGTTTGTGGACAGCCACTTCCCGCCGGCCGAGTCGTCGCTCTTCACCCACAGGCGGCCCGTGCCCGGAAGGATCACCTGGCTCAGGCCGCAC GAGATGGTCTCCGAGCCTCAGCTGCTCGTCAACGGGGTGAGCCGAAACGACATCGTTCAGGGGGCCCTGGGAGACTGCTGGTTCCTCTCTTCCTGTGCGGCAGTGGCCCAGCGGCCCGACCTCATGCACCGG GtggttccccaggagcagcagctgTACGGCTCGGAGTACAAGGGCGCCGTGCGCTTCAACCTGTGGCGCTTCGGCCGCTGGGTGGTGGTGTACGTGGACGACCTGCTGCCCACCAGCGAGGACAGGCTCATCTACTCGCGCTGCAGCGACCCCCGCGAGTTCTGGGTTGCGCTACTCGAGAAGGCCTACGCCAA GCTGCACGGCAGCTACGAGGCCCTGGAAGGCGGCCAGGCCATGGACGCCATGGTGGACCTGACCAGCGGCCTGGCCGAACGGTACGACCTGCAGGACGCGCCGGAGAACTTGTTCGGGTTCCTGCTCAAGGCCTCGGAGCATGGCGCCTTCATCACATGCTCGCGAAAG GGCGACTGGTGGCTGGCCACAGCGGCCGACCCCAACGGGCTGGTGTCGGGCCACGCCTACACCGTGAGCGCGGTTCGCCGTGTGCCGCTGAGCAACGGCCGCGACGCCTgcctactgcgcgtgcgcaaccCCTGGGGAAACGGCATCGAGTGGACCGGAGACTGGAGCGACGC GGACCCCCAGTGGTCGCTGGTGGACGCGGAGACCAAGAAACAGATGGAGTGGCGTCAACACGGCGACGGCGAGTTCTGGATGAAGTACGAGGACTTCTGCCGCGAGTTCGAGGAGGTCTCCATCTGCACGCTGGGGCCGGACTTCGACGGCGACGGCATACCCGAGAAGCCCGGAGAG GTGCGCGCCATTCGCGGCGTCTGGGTGGACGGGGTCAACTCGGGGGGATCCAGAAACAACCTGAGTTCGTTCAGCACCAATCCGCAGTACCTCCTCTCCATCAGGCCCGCAGTGGGCGACCAGG GGGACGCAGCGGCGGCGGAGGAGTCCACGGTGAGCGTGGTAGTGGCGCTGATGCAGGTGCACCCGCCGCACAACGCGTTCATCACGCGGAACCGCCTGCGCATGCACCAGATAGGCTTCGTCATATATCAC GCGCCAGACCAGTTCCGGCGGCTGCCGTTAGAGCACTTCGCGCGCACCCCGGACGTGGCCAACTCCGGGGCGTACATCAACTACCGCGAGGTGTTCGGCCGCTTCGAGCTGCGGCCGGGCCACTACGTCATCATCCCGGCCACCTTCGACTCGCACTGCCCTGGAGCGTTCATGATACGCGTGTACGCGAGCAGCCCTTTCCAACTCAG GGAGCTCCACTGA